From Blattabacterium cuenoti, the proteins below share one genomic window:
- the secA gene encoding preprotein translocase subunit SecA — translation MSFFRTVLKKIFWNKNEKDLHEIKKFVIHIKEEEKNISILSDDELRNKTKEFKDLIMNSTKKFYDEEKYFLKKIKEKSYSSVKSLEIIYSTIEKIQEECYQTEQKILINLLSKAFAVIKETAKRFKEKKQLIVKSTIFDQKISRKKPYVLLKKDKAIWNNKWDAYGKPITWDMVHYNVQLMGGVVLHQGKIAEMATGEGKTFVATLSAYLNALSGRGVHIVTVNNYLSKRDSSWMAPLIEFHGLTVDCIDHYLSSDVYMRRKAYQADIIYGTNNEFGFDYLRDNMACSKTELVQRDLNYAIIDEIDSVLIDEARTPLIISGPVDPHKDNKEEFKLLRKKVENIVNKQHIKVTKLFQESKNFIKSEDKEKGSFKLLQVYRGLPKKKFLIKFLSEDKNRLILQKVESQYLQDNGREMHKVDKDLYFVIDEKNNTVELTDKGFEFLSKNVEDPNFFVLPDINLEMTELEKNNFSKEIEIKKKEKLLKNFTTKTQRIHTINQLLKAYTLFERDVDYVVLENKVKIVDEQTGRIMEGRRYSDGLHQAIEAKEKVNIESSSQTFATITLQNYFRMYKKISGMTGTAETESGEFWHIYKLDVVVIPTHRPIKRIDLQDFVFKTKREKYNSLIEKIIFLSKKEKRPILVGTTSVEVSEFLSRALKFRKIEHNVLNAKLHDKEAEIIEKAGYPGSVTIATNMAGRGTDIKLSKEVVEYGGLAVLGTERHDSRRVDNQLRGRSGRQGDPGSSQFYVSLEDSLMRLFIDSERLSNLMDRFGHKEGDIIQHPLLTKSIERAQKKIEDNNFSMRKRLLDYDDVINKQRVFIYKKRRNALYGEGLNLDISNMIYVLLDHMIFVNKYFNDFKNLEYEFYQVFGIEFPIKENDFFLYKERDSINQLYELLIDLYVKKKEKIVSKDIFPLTSKIINGKGDNIDYKIQVMFTDGKINIVSVSSLMDVYNSGGFSLLSIFERKTILYFLDDKWKEHLREMDSLRYSVQNAVFEQKDPLIVYKQNAFNLFQEIVYEINKDVISFLLKSEMIKDDVFCIPNDNMISSDLLKVKIKSGKKLGRNNRINIRHLITGETKNIKFKQVNFFLEKGEWVINDDIY, via the coding sequence ATGAGTTTTTTTAGAACTGTCTTAAAAAAGATATTTTGGAATAAAAATGAAAAAGATCTTCATGAAATCAAAAAGTTTGTAATTCATATAAAAGAAGAAGAGAAAAATATATCGATTTTATCGGATGATGAGTTAAGAAATAAAACTAAGGAATTTAAAGATCTTATCATGAATTCTACTAAAAAATTTTATGATGAAGAAAAATATTTTCTAAAAAAAATAAAAGAAAAATCATATTCTTCTGTGAAATCTTTAGAGATAATTTATTCAACAATAGAAAAAATACAGGAAGAATGTTATCAAACAGAACAAAAGATTTTAATAAATCTTTTATCAAAAGCTTTTGCTGTAATCAAGGAAACAGCTAAACGTTTTAAAGAAAAAAAACAATTAATTGTCAAATCCACCATTTTTGATCAAAAAATATCGAGAAAAAAACCTTATGTTCTATTAAAAAAAGATAAGGCAATTTGGAATAATAAATGGGATGCGTATGGAAAACCGATCACATGGGATATGGTTCATTATAATGTTCAATTAATGGGTGGAGTTGTTTTACATCAAGGAAAAATAGCAGAGATGGCTACAGGAGAAGGAAAGACTTTTGTTGCTACTTTATCTGCTTATTTAAATGCATTATCTGGTAGAGGAGTACACATTGTTACAGTCAATAATTATTTATCAAAAAGAGATTCAAGTTGGATGGCTCCTTTGATAGAATTTCACGGATTGACAGTAGACTGTATAGATCATTATCTATCTTCTGATGTATATATGCGTAGAAAAGCTTATCAAGCGGATATTATTTATGGAACAAATAATGAATTTGGTTTTGATTATTTACGTGATAATATGGCTTGTTCTAAAACAGAATTAGTTCAAAGAGATTTGAATTATGCTATTATAGATGAAATAGATTCTGTATTAATAGATGAAGCTCGTACTCCTTTAATTATTTCAGGTCCAGTGGATCCTCATAAGGATAATAAAGAAGAATTTAAGCTTTTGAGAAAAAAAGTGGAAAATATTGTAAATAAACAACATATAAAAGTTACAAAACTATTTCAAGAATCTAAAAATTTTATAAAATCTGAAGATAAAGAAAAAGGTAGTTTTAAACTACTTCAAGTATACCGTGGTTTACCTAAAAAAAAATTCCTGATTAAATTTTTAAGTGAGGATAAAAATCGTTTAATACTACAAAAAGTAGAAAGTCAGTATTTACAAGATAACGGAAGAGAGATGCATAAAGTGGATAAGGATCTCTATTTCGTGATTGATGAAAAGAATAATACTGTAGAATTAACGGATAAAGGGTTCGAATTTTTATCTAAAAATGTAGAAGATCCAAATTTTTTCGTTTTACCTGACATAAATTTGGAAATGACTGAATTAGAAAAAAATAATTTTTCTAAAGAAATAGAAATCAAAAAAAAAGAAAAACTTCTAAAAAATTTTACTACAAAAACACAAAGAATACACACTATAAATCAACTACTTAAAGCTTATACATTATTTGAAAGAGATGTAGATTATGTTGTTTTAGAGAATAAAGTTAAAATAGTAGACGAACAAACTGGTCGTATTATGGAAGGAAGGCGTTATTCAGATGGTCTCCATCAAGCAATAGAAGCTAAAGAAAAAGTAAATATAGAATCTTCTAGTCAAACTTTTGCTACTATTACTTTACAAAATTATTTCAGAATGTATAAAAAAATTTCTGGTATGACCGGAACAGCAGAAACTGAATCCGGAGAATTTTGGCATATCTACAAATTAGATGTAGTAGTTATTCCTACACATAGACCAATAAAAAGAATTGATTTACAGGATTTTGTATTTAAAACAAAACGAGAAAAATATAATTCACTTATAGAAAAAATTATCTTTTTATCCAAAAAGGAAAAAAGGCCTATACTTGTTGGAACGACCTCTGTAGAGGTGTCTGAGTTTCTTAGTAGAGCTTTAAAATTTAGGAAAATAGAACATAATGTTTTAAATGCTAAATTACACGATAAAGAAGCTGAAATTATAGAAAAAGCAGGATATCCAGGTTCTGTTACTATAGCAACCAATATGGCTGGTAGAGGTACTGATATTAAATTATCAAAAGAAGTCGTTGAATATGGAGGTTTAGCTGTATTAGGTACTGAAAGACATGATTCTAGAAGGGTTGATAATCAATTAAGAGGACGTTCTGGACGTCAAGGGGATCCAGGAAGTTCTCAATTTTACGTATCTCTAGAAGATAGTTTAATGCGTTTATTTATTGATTCAGAAAGATTATCTAATTTAATGGATCGATTTGGACACAAAGAAGGTGATATTATTCAACACCCTTTATTAACAAAATCTATAGAAAGAGCACAAAAAAAAATAGAAGATAATAATTTTAGTATGCGGAAACGTCTATTGGATTATGACGATGTGATCAATAAACAAAGGGTATTTATTTATAAAAAACGAAGAAATGCTCTGTATGGAGAAGGATTAAATTTAGATATTTCTAATATGATTTATGTTTTATTAGATCATATGATTTTTGTTAATAAATATTTTAATGATTTTAAAAATTTGGAATATGAATTTTATCAAGTTTTTGGAATAGAATTTCCAATAAAAGAAAATGATTTTTTTTTATATAAAGAACGTGATTCTATCAATCAACTTTATGAGTTATTGATAGATTTATATGTGAAAAAAAAAGAGAAAATAGTTTCTAAAGACATTTTTCCTCTTACTTCAAAGATTATAAATGGAAAAGGAGATAATATAGATTATAAAATTCAAGTAATGTTTACAGATGGAAAAATTAATATAGTTTCTGTCTCTAGTTTAATGGATGTTTATAATAGTGGTGGATTTTCATTATTATCAATATTTGAAAGAAAAACTATATTGTATTTTTTAGATGACAAATGGAAAGAGCATTTACGTGAAATGGATAGTTTACGATATTCAGTTCAAAATGCTGTTTTTGAACAAAAAGATCCTCTGATTGTTTATAAGCAAAATGCTTTTAATTTATTTCAAGAAATAGTCTATGAAATTAATAAAGATGTTATCTCTTTTTTGCTAAAATCTGAAATGATAAAGGATGATGTTTTTTGTATTCCAAATGATAATATGATAAGTTCTGATTTACTGAAAGTAAAAATAAAAAGTGGAAAAAAATTAGGAAGAAATAATAGAATTAATATTCGTCATTTAATTACAGGAGAAACTAAAAATATAAAATTTAAACAGGTGAATTTTTTTTTAGAAAAAGGAGAATGGGTTATAAATGATGATATATACTAA
- a CDS encoding DUF2795 domain-containing protein encodes MYWTLELASHLEDAPWPATKEELIDFAIRTGAPLEVVENLQKLENGEGEVFESIEDIWADYPRDDEDFYWNRDEYEL; translated from the coding sequence ATGTATTGGACTTTAGAATTAGCCTCTCATTTAGAAGACGCTCCTTGGCCAGCTACAAAAGAAGAGTTAATTGATTTTGCTATTCGTACTGGGGCTCCATTAGAAGTAGTAGAAAATCTTCAAAAATTAGAAAATGGAGAAGGAGAAGTTTTTGAGTCCATAGAAGATATATGGGCTGATTATCCACGTGATGACGAAGATTTTTATTGGAATAGAGATGAATATGAACTTTAA
- the fmt gene encoding methionyl-tRNA formyltransferase — MKKFPKIVFIGSSFFSFFSLKELFDQEYNIIGIVTSPDNIKIKGKKKNLSPIKKYAIKNRIPILQPKNLIDSSFFQEIKKWNADIQIVVSFKILPKKIWSYPKMGTFNLHASLLPQYKGAAPINWAIMNGENKTGLTTFFISNQIDSGNILLQKEIQIKKEDTAGDLEKRLKKISGPMIIKTLEGIIQKKIKSIPQNKTKFSLLKNAPKISTKDCKIFWKESSIDDIYNKIRGLSPSPTAWTYLSYNNNKFVRLKIFFVKKLREKHNHPIGLVFLSSQEMKVSVTNGFIFIMEAQIEGRKKMNIKNLINGIKIKENLFVL; from the coding sequence ATGAAAAAGTTTCCTAAAATTGTATTCATAGGATCCTCATTTTTTTCTTTTTTTTCTTTAAAAGAATTATTTGATCAAGAATATAACATAATAGGAATAGTAACTTCTCCTGATAATATAAAAATTAAGGGTAAAAAAAAGAATTTATCCCCTATAAAAAAATATGCAATAAAAAATCGTATTCCTATATTACAACCAAAAAATTTAATAGATTCTTCTTTTTTTCAAGAAATAAAAAAATGGAACGCAGACATACAAATTGTTGTATCCTTTAAAATTTTGCCAAAAAAAATTTGGTCTTATCCAAAAATGGGGACTTTTAATTTACATGCTTCTCTTCTTCCACAGTATAAAGGTGCAGCTCCAATAAACTGGGCTATTATGAACGGAGAAAATAAAACAGGATTAACTACTTTTTTCATATCTAATCAAATAGATTCTGGTAATATCCTCTTACAAAAAGAAATTCAAATAAAAAAAGAAGATACAGCTGGAGATCTTGAAAAAAGATTGAAAAAAATTAGTGGCCCTATGATTATAAAAACATTGGAAGGAATTATTCAAAAAAAAATTAAGTCTATACCCCAAAATAAAACCAAATTTTCATTATTGAAAAATGCACCAAAAATATCAACAAAAGATTGCAAAATCTTTTGGAAAGAGTCATCTATAGATGATATTTATAATAAAATAAGAGGATTAAGTCCTTCTCCAACTGCGTGGACTTATTTATCTTATAATAACAATAAATTTGTCAGACTAAAAATTTTTTTTGTCAAAAAATTACGAGAAAAACATAACCATCCAATAGGATTAGTTTTTCTTTCTTCACAAGAAATGAAAGTTTCTGTTACAAATGGTTTTATATTTATTATGGAAGCACAAATAGAAGGAAGAAAAAAAATGAATATTAAAAACTTAATTAATGGAATTAAAATAAAAGAAAATCTATTTGTTCTATAA
- a CDS encoding HU family DNA-binding protein: MNKTELVNSIAEKTGITKIKAKNVTDAFIETIIESLKKGDKVSLIGFGTFSVVKRNPRNGINPRTGKKIYIPGKKVAKFKIGADLTNL, translated from the coding sequence ATGAACAAAACAGAATTAGTTAATTCCATAGCGGAAAAAACTGGAATAACTAAAATAAAAGCTAAAAATGTAACAGATGCATTTATCGAAACAATTATTGAATCCCTAAAAAAAGGAGACAAAGTTTCCTTAATTGGATTTGGGACCTTTTCTGTTGTAAAAAGAAATCCTAGAAATGGGATAAATCCTAGAACAGGTAAAAAAATTTATATTCCAGGAAAAAAAGTTGCTAAATTCAAAATAGGAGCAGATTTAACAAATTTATAA
- the pdxH gene encoding pyridoxamine 5'-phosphate oxidase — MFFDLSNYRKDYKKNSLIETEVPMNPLELFHKWFQEEKNISTNKEKYEDYNAMSLSTIGEDGGPETRIVLLKMYSEKGFIFYTNYRSIKGQAIQKRPKVGISFYWPNTERQILIKGNVRKISKDKSDKYFYKRPIENQIGSWASKQSRIIPSKKYLLIQYKKWYFFFKKHIIKRPFDWGGYLVKPYRMEFWQGQPNRLHDRIVYSLEKKNDWSLFRLSP, encoded by the coding sequence ATGTTTTTTGATTTAAGTAATTACAGAAAAGACTACAAAAAAAATTCCTTAATAGAAACTGAGGTCCCTATGAATCCTTTAGAACTTTTTCATAAGTGGTTTCAAGAAGAAAAAAATATTTCCACTAATAAAGAAAAATATGAAGATTATAATGCTATGTCTCTTTCAACTATAGGAGAAGATGGAGGTCCAGAAACCAGAATTGTTTTATTAAAAATGTATTCTGAAAAAGGTTTTATTTTTTATACAAATTACCGTAGTATTAAGGGACAAGCTATTCAAAAAAGGCCAAAAGTTGGCATATCTTTTTATTGGCCTAATACAGAAAGACAAATTTTAATTAAAGGAAATGTAAGAAAGATATCAAAAGATAAATCAGATAAATATTTTTATAAAAGACCTATAGAGAATCAAATTGGATCTTGGGCATCTAAACAAAGTCGCATTATACCATCTAAAAAATATTTATTAATTCAGTATAAAAAATGGTATTTTTTTTTTAAAAAACATATAATAAAACGTCCTTTTGATTGGGGAGGATATCTTGTTAAACCATATAGAATGGAATTTTGGCAAGGACAACCAAATAGACTTCATGATAGAATAGTTTATTCTTTAGAAAAAAAGAATGATTGGAGTTTGTTCAGATTATCTCCATGA
- a CDS encoding DNA polymerase III subunit beta: MQFFISSFSLLQELDILEKIIHTDEYNLLTLEINGDNLIILNSNSVDNLITIKIKIRVKQFSKDKVTVHTKFMINLLKTFTNENLLFKKKRNKLVIYSKYGNYDIPIYQYDKKNNYQIISKIENFREKKFLKATLLSKILLKILNKTIIYIGNEDVQSIENGLFFQLSPYGASFIATDTYKLIKYTFNSIKSNELMEFTIPKKSLIILKNILSYEENSVTFYQIIDIIQFFFQKKTFLCRSINENYPNYSSVFPKKSYDISFIINRIFFLNSIKRISIFSKKKIIFIRFCLKKNKIILYEEDTMVSSSSKIEYKYNNKNFIDDQSIKIGFNSLFLIDTLSSIQEEFVCFELYYSNKLGIFRPISSFKEEEILILIMSII, encoded by the coding sequence ATGCAATTTTTTATTTCTAGTTTTTCTCTTTTACAAGAATTAGATATTCTAGAAAAAATTATTCACACCGATGAATATAATTTATTGACATTAGAAATTAATGGAGATAACCTAATTATATTGAATTCAAATTCAGTAGATAATTTAATTACAATAAAAATAAAAATACGTGTTAAACAATTTTCTAAAGATAAAGTAACTGTACATACAAAATTCATGATAAATTTATTAAAAACTTTTACAAATGAAAATCTTCTCTTTAAAAAAAAAAGAAACAAACTTGTTATTTATTCTAAATATGGAAATTATGACATTCCTATTTATCAATATGATAAAAAAAATAATTATCAAATTATTTCGAAAATAGAAAATTTTAGGGAAAAAAAATTTTTAAAAGCAACTTTATTATCAAAAATTTTATTAAAAATTTTAAATAAGACTATAATTTATATAGGAAATGAAGATGTTCAATCCATTGAAAACGGTCTTTTTTTTCAATTATCTCCATATGGAGCTAGCTTTATAGCTACAGATACTTATAAATTAATAAAATATACTTTTAATAGTATTAAATCTAATGAACTTATGGAGTTTACTATTCCTAAAAAATCATTAATAATACTTAAGAATATTTTATCCTATGAAGAAAATAGTGTTACTTTTTATCAAATTATTGATATAATTCAATTTTTTTTTCAAAAAAAAACTTTCTTATGCAGGTCAATAAATGAAAATTATCCTAATTATAGTTCTGTTTTTCCCAAAAAAAGTTATGATATATCATTTATTATTAATCGTATTTTTTTTTTGAACTCCATTAAAAGGATATCTATTTTTTCTAAAAAAAAAATAATTTTTATTCGTTTTTGTTTAAAAAAAAATAAAATAATTCTTTATGAAGAAGATACTATGGTTTCTAGTTCTTCAAAAATTGAATATAAATATAACAACAAAAATTTTATAGATGATCAATCTATAAAAATTGGATTTAATTCTCTATTTCTAATAGATACATTATCTTCTATTCAAGAAGAATTCGTTTGTTTTGAATTATATTACTCAAATAAACTAGGTATTTTTAGGCCTATTTCTTCTTTTAAAGAAGAAGAAATTCTAATATTGATTATGTCTATAATATGA
- the pheT gene encoding phenylalanine--tRNA ligase subunit beta yields MKISFNWLKKYIYVHLNAEKISDYLTELGLNVKNIIKNTEIEDYLLDLEITPNRSDAMSYYGIARDLYAFLKFRGYKTNLIKPKINNFSKKNINKYSFKIFFEKNNECKRYSGLILSKIKIEKSPSWIHKRLKSIGIKPVNNIIDIIHFVTFELGIPIHVFDADKIEGNTFLIKNGQKNLFFNSEDNRKRELSKKDLIIYDQKKPLSIAGIINNIDLNINTKTKNIFLGSVYFNPTYIRNIGIRHMINTNSRFRLERGIDPNMIVKALQRTYTLIKQITNCQIRSDIVDFYPCPINHCKIELRYSKIKDILGKTISNRKIKKILFLLEIIILSEKNKSLLVLVPPYRIDVQREIDLIEEILRIYGLEKIRISNKKQKYPIPTNNYLYKTEEEIQKIIFSQLVNYGFQEIINSPIIRTSKNTSLLNKFLHIEEIKILNSINKYDNKSMRSSLLFGFLDCIKFNSYREKENEKMKFFEIGKIYYKNNSQLLEKTFLSIAISEKIKKNEKIYNFSSFFDLKGVIEQIFQRIGIQNYTQINSFHPFLIKSIFIRYKNKNLIELGKLKENISDNKNIFYAEIDWEYLISIIQKNKIIFIPYSKYPISKRDLSILVDKSITFEMIHQFIKKEEKDLIKKIKIYDFYEGKNLPKEKKSYTISFFFESNVGTLTDITIHKIMKKIENLLKDKLGAKIRDINLIY; encoded by the coding sequence ATGAAAATATCTTTTAATTGGTTAAAAAAATATATCTACGTTCATCTTAACGCAGAAAAAATATCAGATTATTTAACCGAATTAGGTCTCAATGTAAAGAACATAATAAAAAATACAGAAATAGAAGATTATCTTCTAGATCTAGAAATAACACCTAATCGTTCTGATGCTATGAGTTATTATGGAATAGCTCGAGATCTATACGCATTTTTAAAATTTAGAGGATATAAAACTAATTTAATAAAACCAAAAATAAATAATTTTTCAAAAAAAAATATAAATAAATATAGTTTTAAAATTTTTTTTGAAAAAAATAATGAATGTAAAAGGTACTCAGGATTAATTCTTTCCAAAATAAAAATAGAAAAATCTCCTTCTTGGATTCACAAAAGATTAAAATCTATAGGAATAAAACCTGTAAATAATATCATAGATATTATCCATTTTGTTACGTTTGAATTAGGTATACCTATACATGTTTTTGATGCAGATAAAATAGAAGGGAACACTTTTCTAATAAAAAATGGACAAAAAAATTTATTTTTCAATTCTGAAGACAACAGAAAAAGAGAACTAAGTAAAAAAGATTTGATAATTTATGATCAAAAAAAACCTTTATCAATAGCAGGAATAATAAATAATATTGATTTAAACATTAATACAAAAACTAAAAATATTTTCTTAGGAAGCGTATATTTTAACCCTACATATATACGTAATATTGGAATCAGGCATATGATAAATACAAACTCTAGATTTAGATTAGAAAGAGGAATAGATCCAAATATGATTGTAAAAGCCTTACAAAGAACTTATACTCTAATCAAACAGATAACGAATTGTCAAATTCGTTCTGATATAGTCGATTTTTATCCATGTCCGATAAATCATTGTAAAATAGAACTACGTTATAGTAAAATTAAAGATATTCTAGGAAAGACTATTTCAAATAGAAAAATCAAAAAAATTTTATTTTTACTTGAAATAATCATTTTATCAGAAAAAAATAAATCATTATTAGTTCTTGTTCCTCCTTATAGAATAGATGTACAAAGAGAAATAGATTTAATAGAAGAAATATTACGTATTTATGGATTAGAAAAAATCCGTATTTCTAATAAGAAACAAAAATATCCAATACCTACTAATAATTACTTATATAAAACAGAAGAAGAAATACAGAAAATTATTTTTAGTCAATTAGTTAATTATGGATTCCAAGAAATTATAAATTCTCCTATAATAAGAACAAGTAAAAATACTTCTCTATTAAATAAATTTCTTCATATAGAGGAAATTAAAATATTAAATTCTATTAATAAATATGATAATAAATCTATGCGATCCAGTTTGTTGTTCGGATTTTTAGATTGTATAAAATTTAATTCTTATAGAGAAAAAGAGAATGAAAAAATGAAATTTTTTGAAATAGGAAAAATATATTATAAAAATAATAGTCAATTATTAGAAAAAACTTTTCTTAGTATAGCTATATCAGAAAAAATAAAAAAAAATGAAAAAATTTATAATTTTTCTTCTTTCTTTGACTTAAAAGGTGTTATAGAACAAATTTTTCAAAGAATAGGTATACAAAATTATACTCAAATAAACTCATTTCACCCATTTTTAATAAAAAGTATTTTCATCAGATACAAAAATAAAAATTTAATAGAATTAGGAAAATTAAAAGAAAACATATCAGATAATAAAAATATTTTTTATGCAGAAATAGATTGGGAATACCTAATTTCTATTATTCAAAAAAATAAAATAATATTTATTCCTTATTCTAAATATCCTATCTCAAAAAGAGATTTATCTATATTAGTAGATAAATCTATTACATTTGAAATGATACATCAATTCATAAAAAAAGAAGAAAAAGATCTAATTAAAAAAATTAAAATATATGATTTTTATGAAGGAAAAAATTTACCGAAAGAAAAAAAATCTTATACGATAAGTTTCTTTTTTGAGAGTAACGTAGGAACTCTAACCGATATTACTATTCATAAAATAATGAAAAAAATAGAAAATTTATTAAAAGATAAGTTAGGAGCAAAAATAAGAGATATCAATCTAATTTACTAA
- a CDS encoding glycine--tRNA ligase — MKKDDKFLHFLASHAKNYGFVFPSSEIYGGINSIYDYGQYGVELKNNIKEYWWKSMTLLHENIVGLDSSILMHPDIWKASGHIEKFNELLIDNKDSKKRYKPELLIHKRINYLFDKYNHKKKKDEILYRMYKSLKRNDLLDIRLLIDELNISDPICGSKNWTNIRLFNMMFKIPEKKLDLFLRPETAQGIFSNFSNVKKSGRMKIPFGIAQIGKSFRNEIVARQFIFRMREFEQMEMQFFILPEEEKKWYEYWKKIRLKWHLEFKLGKDKYKLKNHINLAHYSSSGTDIEFNFPFGFKEIEGIHSRRDFDLKRHGFFSKKKLRFFVDHFPSKNYIPYVIETSLGLDRLFLAIFSSSLKIEKLENGKERVVLKIPPYLSPIKAGIFPLVSKNGLPEIAKKIFNEIKIDHKLIYDQKESIGKLYRRQDAIGTPICFTIDYDTIENNTVTMRHRDTMKQKRVHITKISEEIEKETGLKNILRKLSNDLVN, encoded by the coding sequence ATGAAAAAAGACGATAAATTTCTACATTTTTTAGCATCTCATGCTAAAAATTACGGTTTTGTTTTTCCATCTAGTGAAATTTATGGAGGGATAAATTCTATATATGATTATGGACAATATGGTGTAGAATTAAAAAATAATATAAAGGAATATTGGTGGAAATCAATGACTTTACTTCATGAAAATATAGTAGGATTAGATTCTTCTATACTCATGCATCCTGATATTTGGAAAGCTTCTGGACATATTGAAAAATTTAATGAATTGCTTATTGATAATAAAGATTCTAAAAAAAGGTACAAACCTGAATTATTAATTCATAAAAGAATAAATTATTTATTTGATAAATATAATCATAAGAAAAAAAAAGATGAAATATTGTATAGAATGTATAAATCTTTAAAAAGAAATGATTTATTAGATATTCGTCTTTTAATTGATGAACTAAATATTTCCGATCCAATATGTGGATCTAAAAATTGGACAAATATTCGTTTATTTAATATGATGTTTAAAATTCCAGAAAAAAAATTGGATTTATTTCTTCGTCCAGAAACAGCTCAAGGTATATTTTCTAATTTTTCAAATGTAAAAAAATCAGGAAGAATGAAAATCCCATTTGGGATTGCTCAAATAGGTAAATCATTTAGAAATGAGATTGTAGCAAGACAATTTATATTTAGAATGCGTGAATTTGAACAAATGGAAATGCAATTTTTTATTTTACCAGAAGAAGAAAAAAAATGGTATGAGTATTGGAAAAAAATTAGATTAAAATGGCATTTAGAATTCAAATTAGGAAAAGATAAATACAAATTAAAAAATCACATAAATTTAGCACATTATTCCAGCTCAGGAACGGATATAGAATTTAATTTTCCTTTCGGCTTTAAAGAAATAGAAGGAATACATTCTCGTAGAGATTTTGATTTAAAAAGACATGGATTTTTTTCAAAAAAAAAGTTAAGATTTTTTGTAGACCATTTTCCTTCAAAAAATTATATTCCTTATGTCATAGAAACATCGTTAGGCCTAGACCGTCTTTTTTTAGCCATTTTTTCTTCTTCTCTTAAAATTGAAAAATTAGAAAATGGAAAAGAACGTGTTGTATTAAAAATTCCTCCATATTTATCACCAATTAAAGCCGGTATATTTCCATTGGTTTCGAAAAATGGTCTTCCTGAAATTGCTAAGAAAATATTTAATGAAATTAAAATTGATCATAAATTAATTTATGATCAAAAAGAATCAATTGGAAAATTATATCGTAGACAAGATGCTATTGGAACTCCTATTTGTTTTACTATAGATTATGATACAATAGAAAATAATACGGTAACCATGAGACATAGGGATACTATGAAACAGAAACGAGTTCATATAACTAAAATATCTGAAGAAATAGAAAAAGAAACAGGATTGAAAAATATTTTAAGAAAATTGTCTAATGATTTAGTAAATTAG